A window of the Elusimicrobiota bacterium genome harbors these coding sequences:
- a CDS encoding clostripain-related cysteine peptidase, whose protein sequence is MFKKFALSAVTLSMLGSLASAEIGFDGGAQVNLKEELGAVEVPSISPASPEKGIIWDWLFGKQPAEWTIMVFVNGKNNLEPFALKDMNEMEVVGSTAKLNIVVEAGRMDGYDTSDGDWKGTRRFLIKKDKDLSKVTSPVVQDLGKVDMGDYKSVVDFGKWAKQKYPAKKYMLIVWNHGSGWEKGIRRPISKGISYDDETNNHINTPQLGQILKDIGGVDLYGSDACLMQMAEVVYELKDNVKYIVGSEETEPGDGYTYDTFLGPLAAKPAMTPEELARTAVDAYSDHYKGGSEGSTQSFLKAASIPKLLTLTNDFSYAVTQAGEKDLAKSARDAAVGFAIPENKDLYDFVSHVVAGTKNPAVAEKGKALMSFITGGLVMYNRTNNSAGGFWSGPVDYGPAKGISIYMPSSGQGDGYADLQWAKYSNWDEFITWMNS, encoded by the coding sequence ATGTTTAAAAAATTCGCCTTATCCGCCGTAACCCTGTCCATGCTGGGCTCGCTCGCTTCAGCGGAAATAGGTTTTGACGGCGGCGCGCAGGTTAATCTCAAAGAGGAATTGGGCGCCGTTGAAGTTCCGTCCATCTCTCCGGCCTCGCCCGAGAAGGGCATAATATGGGACTGGCTGTTCGGTAAACAGCCCGCCGAGTGGACCATAATGGTTTTTGTGAACGGCAAAAATAATCTGGAACCGTTCGCCTTAAAGGACATGAACGAAATGGAAGTTGTGGGTTCCACCGCCAAGCTTAATATAGTGGTGGAAGCCGGCCGCATGGACGGCTATGACACTTCCGACGGCGATTGGAAGGGAACCAGACGGTTCCTGATAAAGAAAGATAAAGACCTGTCCAAAGTGACCTCGCCCGTGGTTCAGGACCTGGGCAAGGTGGACATGGGCGATTATAAGAGCGTTGTAGACTTCGGCAAATGGGCCAAGCAGAAATACCCGGCGAAAAAATACATGCTTATAGTCTGGAATCACGGCTCCGGCTGGGAGAAAGGCATTAGACGGCCCATTTCAAAGGGCATCTCTTACGATGATGAGACCAACAACCACATCAACACTCCCCAACTGGGCCAGATACTCAAAGACATCGGCGGCGTGGACCTTTACGGTTCAGATGCCTGCCTCATGCAGATGGCTGAGGTGGTCTATGAGTTGAAGGACAACGTCAAATACATAGTCGGTTCCGAGGAAACGGAGCCCGGCGACGGCTACACCTACGATACCTTCCTCGGCCCGCTTGCGGCCAAACCGGCCATGACCCCTGAGGAGCTGGCGCGTACCGCCGTTGACGCTTATTCCGATCACTACAAGGGCGGCTCAGAGGGTTCCACTCAGAGCTTCCTTAAGGCGGCTTCCATCCCCAAGCTGCTCACCCTGACCAATGACTTTTCTTATGCCGTTACGCAGGCGGGGGAAAAGGATCTGGCCAAGAGCGCCAGGGATGCGGCCGTGGGATTCGCCATACCGGAGAATAAGGACCTTTATGATTTCGTCAGTCACGTAGTGGCGGGGACCAAAAATCCCGCCGTGGCCGAAAAAGGCAAAGCCCTGATGTCCTTCATTACCGGCGGGTTGGTGATGTATAACAGAACGAATAATTCCGCCGGCGGCTTTTGGTCCGGGCCTGTTGACTACGGTCCGGCAAAGGGCATATCAATATACATGCCTTCTTCAGGCCAGGGCGACGGTTACGCCGATCTCCAATGGGCGAAGTATTCCAACTGGGACGAGTTCATCACCTGGATGAACAGCTAA
- a CDS encoding ATP-binding protein has translation MFKSVRFKLTVWYALTLSVTLSLFSVLVYNNLQKTLYENMDRLLEFRAEGLADAVEAYLETEEIETGRVPKASSKSGTFFKVTQSLLNGDVYDPKFAAIEVKITDAGGIILASSPGAANAPEIPEGTLNEAVRGEAAYDTIKAPDSQDKESVYRSYTTPVLKDGETVYLIQASRPLYQTEFALNNLRTMMAVLVPLIVLFTGAAGMIFARVALKPVHGMIKTIRQISAENLSLRIPAPDTRDEIRDLASMFNDMLSRLEGSFLSQKRFIQDASHELKTPLTILKGELEVALKKARSEPEYTSILQSNLEETNKISRLVENLLTLAKFDNREIPLDISPVNLNQVLESLASDMVQVAEKKRIKLALKLAPGLPEIKADAGQLRRAFLNILDNAVKYSDEGGTVIMSSAIAGAGVLVMFSDTGRGIAPKDLPHVFERFYRADSSRSTEGFGLGLAITKSILDAHGAAIIVKSEPLKGSSFSVSFPGQDIG, from the coding sequence ATGTTCAAATCCGTCCGCTTCAAACTGACCGTCTGGTACGCCCTGACCCTTTCGGTAACGCTTTCGCTTTTCAGCGTGCTGGTCTACAATAATCTTCAAAAAACGCTTTACGAGAACATGGACCGGCTGCTTGAATTCCGTGCCGAGGGCCTTGCCGACGCCGTTGAGGCCTATCTGGAAACGGAGGAAATTGAAACCGGCAGGGTGCCCAAGGCCTCCTCTAAAAGCGGAACTTTTTTTAAGGTGACGCAGAGTCTGTTGAACGGCGACGTCTACGACCCTAAATTTGCGGCCATAGAGGTGAAAATAACCGACGCCGGTGGCATAATATTGGCGAGTTCCCCGGGCGCGGCGAATGCCCCGGAAATACCGGAGGGTACGCTGAACGAAGCCGTCAGGGGCGAAGCCGCCTACGACACCATTAAAGCGCCGGATTCGCAGGACAAAGAAAGCGTTTACCGCTCTTATACCACTCCCGTGCTGAAAGACGGCGAAACTGTTTACCTCATACAGGCTTCAAGGCCCCTGTATCAGACCGAGTTCGCGCTGAATAACTTACGGACCATGATGGCCGTTCTTGTGCCGCTCATAGTGCTTTTTACCGGAGCGGCCGGCATGATATTCGCGCGCGTGGCGCTTAAGCCGGTGCACGGAATGATAAAAACAATAAGGCAGATAAGCGCCGAAAACCTCAGCCTGCGCATCCCCGCGCCTGACACCAGAGACGAAATCAGAGATCTTGCCAGCATGTTCAACGACATGCTCTCGCGGCTTGAGGGTTCCTTCCTTTCGCAGAAGCGGTTTATTCAGGATGCCTCGCACGAATTAAAAACGCCGCTCACCATCTTAAAAGGCGAGTTGGAAGTAGCGCTGAAAAAAGCCCGCTCCGAGCCGGAATACACCTCGATACTGCAAAGCAACCTGGAAGAAACCAACAAAATTTCAAGACTGGTCGAGAACCTGCTGACGCTGGCCAAATTTGACAACCGGGAAATCCCCCTTGATATTTCGCCGGTGAACCTGAACCAGGTCCTTGAATCGCTTGCCTCCGACATGGTTCAGGTGGCGGAAAAAAAGCGCATAAAGCTCGCTCTTAAGCTGGCTCCCGGTCTGCCTGAAATAAAGGCCGACGCCGGACAGTTGAGGCGGGCTTTTTTGAATATCCTGGACAATGCCGTTAAATACAGCGATGAAGGCGGGACCGTAATCATGAGCTCCGCTATCGCGGGCGCCGGGGTTCTGGTTATGTTTTCCGACACTGGCCGCGGCATAGCGCCAAAAGACCTGCCGCACGTTTTTGAAAGGTTTTACCGGGCCGATTCTTCCAGGAGCACGGAAGGCTTCGGCCTGGGGCTTGCCATAACTAAATCCATCCTTGACGCGCACGGCGCCGCCATAATCGTAAAAAGCGAACCTTTAAAAGGCTCTTCTTTCAGCGTTTCTTTTCCCGGCCAGGACATAGGGTAA
- a CDS encoding heavy metal response regulator transcription factor produces the protein MRILIIEDEKKIAEFIKRGLKEENYAADTALTGPDGLRLALENPYDLLILDLMLPGLDGLSLCAKLREDGFLKPILMLTAKDRVEDKVKGLDSGANDYLTKPFAFEELLARVRVLLRKNPAEPATLLKAGDLEMDLLSHKVRRGEVEITLSSKEFALLEYLIRNEGAIVTRTMIAEHVWDINFDTDTNVIDVFINYLRKKIDQGSSKKLIHTIRGKGYTLKP, from the coding sequence ATGCGCATATTGATAATTGAAGACGAAAAAAAAATAGCCGAATTTATCAAGCGCGGCCTTAAAGAGGAAAATTACGCCGCCGACACGGCCCTGACAGGCCCCGACGGCCTGCGGCTGGCTCTTGAGAACCCGTACGACCTGCTTATCCTTGACCTTATGCTGCCCGGCCTTGACGGCCTGAGCCTTTGCGCCAAGCTCCGAGAGGACGGTTTTTTGAAACCCATACTTATGCTGACGGCCAAAGACCGCGTGGAAGACAAAGTAAAAGGCCTTGACTCCGGCGCCAACGACTACCTCACCAAGCCTTTCGCCTTTGAAGAGCTGCTGGCGCGGGTGCGCGTTCTGCTGCGGAAAAACCCGGCTGAACCGGCGACGCTGCTCAAAGCCGGAGACCTTGAAATGGATCTGCTCTCCCACAAAGTAAGGCGCGGCGAAGTGGAAATAACGCTGAGCTCGAAAGAGTTCGCGCTTTTGGAATATCTTATCAGGAACGAAGGCGCCATTGTAACCCGCACCATGATAGCCGAGCATGTCTGGGACATAAATTTTGACACCGACACCAACGTGATAGATGTTTTTATAAACTACCTGCGCAAAAAAATAGACCAGGGAAGTTCAAAAAAACTCATCCACACCATCCGCGGCAAAGGCTACACTCTGAAACCGTAA
- a CDS encoding SDR family oxidoreductase — translation MRILVTGAAGFLGSHLSRYLLAKNHAVVGIDNFITGRVDNIQDLLKEPKFEFIKYDVTNYLHVPGKLDAVLHFASPASPIDYLKFPIPTLKVGALGTHKALGLAKDKKAIFMIASTSEVYGDPLVNPQRESYWGNVNPIGPRGVYDEAKRFAEAMTMAYHRYHKMPVRLLRIFNTYGPNMRIEDGRAVPNFMAQALKNKPITVYGDGSQTRSLCYVSDLIDGIYRLLLSGINEPVNIGNPQEITLLELARAIKRITGSRSKIVFRPLPEDDPKVRRPDITLAKTKLKWFPKVDLESGLKKTVVYFRANI, via the coding sequence ATGAGAATACTTGTTACCGGCGCGGCGGGGTTTTTGGGCAGCCATCTTTCAAGATATCTTCTGGCTAAGAACCATGCCGTTGTGGGAATAGACAACTTCATCACTGGCAGAGTGGACAACATACAGGACCTGTTAAAAGAGCCGAAGTTTGAATTCATAAAATATGATGTGACCAACTATCTGCATGTGCCGGGAAAACTGGACGCCGTTTTGCATTTCGCCAGCCCCGCTTCCCCCATTGACTATCTCAAATTTCCCATCCCAACGCTTAAAGTGGGCGCGCTGGGCACTCACAAGGCGCTGGGTCTTGCCAAAGACAAGAAGGCTATCTTCATGATAGCCTCCACCTCGGAAGTTTACGGCGATCCGCTGGTTAACCCCCAGCGCGAGAGCTACTGGGGCAATGTCAACCCCATAGGCCCGCGCGGAGTCTACGACGAGGCCAAGCGTTTCGCCGAGGCCATGACCATGGCCTATCACCGCTATCACAAAATGCCGGTGCGCCTGCTGCGGATCTTTAACACTTACGGCCCGAATATGCGCATTGAAGACGGACGGGCTGTGCCCAATTTTATGGCCCAAGCGCTAAAGAACAAGCCCATCACGGTTTACGGCGACGGCTCCCAGACCAGAAGCCTGTGCTACGTGTCCGACCTTATAGACGGCATTTACCGCCTTCTGCTGTCGGGAATAAACGAACCGGTAAATATCGGCAACCCGCAGGAAATAACCTTGCTTGAACTCGCGCGCGCCATAAAAAGAATAACAGGCAGCCGCTCCAAAATAGTTTTCCGGCCGCTGCCCGAAGACGATCCCAAAGTCCGCAGGCCGGATATTACGCTTGCAAAGACGAAACTGAAATGGTTCCCGAAGGTGGACCTGGAAAGCGGCCTGAAAAAGACCGTGGTCTATTTCAGGGCTAACATTTGA
- a CDS encoding UDP-glucose/GDP-mannose dehydrogenase family protein — protein sequence MKKPVNEKVNICVVGAGYVGLVSGACFSELGHRVVCVDSDPKKIALLRKGVMPIYEDDLERVVRKNVKAGRLHFSNSIKDGLHHKGHRAEAVFIAVGTPPREDGSADLSAIEKVSEEVAKNMTGYTVIVEKSTVPVATCDWINKTVKRHNKRCIPFDVTSNPEFLREGTAVWDFLKPDRVVVGVSSPQAEALMRRIYKPIKGAPIVVTSVKSAELIKHASNSFLSTKISFINAVANVCERTGANVEDVARGMGLDKRIGNSFLKAGIGFGGFCFPKDLEAFYWLSNQVGYNFELLKNVKDINENQKMWLVKKIEEELWNLEGKTIALLGLAFKPETDDMRFAPSIDIARELLKRGAKVRGYDPVSQENARHVIKGIYFAMDAYDCVKGADCVCLVTEWKEFAGLDLKKVMALAKHPIMVDGRNLFDPAKMRKMGWTYTSVGRP from the coding sequence ATGAAAAAACCAGTGAACGAAAAGGTTAACATCTGCGTGGTGGGAGCGGGCTATGTGGGCCTGGTCAGCGGCGCGTGTTTTTCCGAGCTTGGGCACCGCGTGGTCTGTGTGGACAGCGACCCAAAAAAAATCGCGCTGCTGCGCAAGGGCGTAATGCCCATTTACGAAGACGACCTGGAGCGCGTGGTTAGGAAAAACGTGAAAGCCGGCCGTCTGCATTTTTCAAATTCCATAAAAGACGGGCTGCACCACAAAGGCCACAGGGCCGAGGCCGTATTCATAGCCGTGGGCACCCCGCCCCGCGAAGACGGTTCGGCGGACCTTTCCGCCATAGAAAAAGTTTCAGAGGAAGTGGCTAAAAACATGACCGGCTACACGGTAATAGTGGAAAAATCCACCGTGCCGGTGGCCACCTGCGACTGGATAAACAAGACAGTAAAGCGCCACAATAAGCGCTGCATACCCTTTGACGTCACCTCAAACCCGGAATTCCTGCGCGAAGGCACGGCGGTTTGGGATTTCCTTAAGCCCGACCGCGTGGTGGTAGGCGTATCGTCGCCTCAGGCCGAAGCGCTTATGCGGCGGATCTACAAGCCGATAAAGGGCGCGCCGATCGTGGTTACCAGCGTAAAAAGCGCGGAACTTATAAAGCACGCCTCCAACTCTTTCCTTTCCACCAAGATCTCCTTCATAAACGCCGTGGCCAATGTCTGTGAAAGGACCGGCGCCAATGTGGAGGACGTGGCCAGGGGCATGGGACTCGACAAGCGCATAGGCAACTCTTTTCTTAAAGCCGGCATCGGCTTCGGGGGTTTCTGCTTCCCCAAAGACCTGGAAGCCTTCTACTGGCTGAGCAACCAGGTGGGCTACAACTTCGAACTTCTGAAGAATGTGAAAGACATAAACGAAAACCAGAAAATGTGGCTGGTTAAAAAAATCGAAGAAGAACTCTGGAACCTGGAAGGCAAGACGATAGCGCTGCTGGGTCTCGCCTTTAAACCCGAAACCGACGATATGCGCTTTGCGCCGTCCATAGATATCGCGCGCGAACTTTTAAAACGGGGCGCGAAAGTGCGCGGCTATGACCCTGTTTCGCAGGAAAACGCCAGGCACGTCATCAAGGGGATTTACTTTGCCATGGACGCCTACGATTGCGTGAAAGGCGCCGATTGCGTGTGCCTGGTCACCGAGTGGAAAGAATTCGCCGGGCTTGACCTGAAAAAAGTCATGGCGCTCGCGAAACACCCCATAATGGTGGACGGCCGCAATCTGTTTGACCCGGCCAAGATGCGCAAAATGGGGTGGACGTATACGTCTGTCGGTCGGCCGTAA
- a CDS encoding response regulator, producing the protein MEQEKPIRVVAVDDDEAILEIYETGLSSDNCEVKTFSSPKKAKEFFAGAKPEEIPDVVLMDIMMPGEDGISLMGDIRSMPASAHVPILAVSGLNDAATLNDALLFGAMDYLVKPFDLEMLLAKIKKAAEISRKRAPKT; encoded by the coding sequence ATGGAACAGGAAAAACCTATACGGGTGGTGGCGGTGGACGATGACGAAGCCATACTTGAAATTTACGAGACGGGGCTCTCCTCCGACAACTGCGAAGTAAAAACATTTTCAAGCCCTAAAAAGGCGAAGGAATTCTTCGCCGGGGCCAAACCGGAAGAAATACCCGATGTCGTTCTGATGGACATCATGATGCCCGGTGAGGACGGCATAAGCCTTATGGGCGATATCCGGTCCATGCCCGCGTCCGCCCATGTGCCCATACTTGCCGTAAGCGGCTTAAACGACGCCGCCACCTTGAATGACGCCCTTCTTTTCGGCGCCATGGACTATCTTGTTAAGCCTTTTGACCTGGAAATGCTGCTGGCCAAAATAAAAAAAGCCGCCGAAATTTCCCGGAAAAGAGCCCCAAAAACATAA
- a CDS encoding DoxX family protein, producing the protein MENENRAKMACGLAARLIVGGVFIYAGYLKAASPAEEFAYAIEGYKVVPPWLALWTALALPWLELYLGLMLATGLFTRFCAASLGLLLLGFEALLAQAWLRHLPVLSCGCFGTSGSNSLAGEFARNIPLLIFAVMAFRLGAGFSLDSAVDKHD; encoded by the coding sequence ATGGAAAACGAAAACAGGGCTAAAATGGCGTGCGGGCTGGCGGCAAGGCTTATCGTGGGCGGGGTGTTTATTTACGCGGGCTATTTAAAGGCCGCTTCCCCGGCCGAGGAGTTCGCCTACGCCATAGAGGGCTACAAAGTAGTTCCGCCGTGGCTCGCGCTCTGGACGGCGCTCGCCCTGCCCTGGCTTGAACTTTATCTGGGGCTTATGCTCGCAACCGGCCTGTTTACCCGTTTTTGCGCCGCCTCGCTCGGCCTGCTGCTGCTGGGTTTCGAGGCCCTGCTCGCCCAGGCCTGGCTGCGGCATTTGCCGGTATTGTCCTGCGGCTGCTTCGGGACCAGCGGTTCCAACTCGCTTGCCGGGGAATTCGCGCGCAATATTCCGCTGCTGATCTTTGCCGTTATGGCTTTCCGGCTCGGCGCGGGATTTTCGCTGGACTCGGCGGTTGATAAACATGACTAG
- a CDS encoding thioredoxin domain-containing protein: protein MSYVKTARKLAIAAFLIFMATLATLLARQMNLGPMRPVPAFRALGRKTAEIQIYEYTDFACPHCSMAYFKLEEMLKLYAGHIAVHFKHYPLMSIHKWSFHAAAYADCAGEQGKFQEYAALLFVNQELWGHAEKKPAEFFSYAKKLNLDLSAFEACSNNAETIRRIKLEMAEGDLKGVTATPTFFINGKRAVGAGQLVDAAKHFDNLLKK, encoded by the coding sequence ATGTCCTATGTAAAAACAGCGAGGAAGCTTGCCATAGCGGCGTTCCTTATATTCATGGCCACGCTTGCAACTTTACTGGCAAGGCAGATGAACCTGGGCCCAATGCGGCCCGTTCCGGCCTTCCGCGCTTTAGGCCGGAAAACAGCCGAGATACAAATTTATGAATACACCGACTTCGCCTGCCCCCACTGCAGCATGGCCTATTTCAAACTGGAAGAGATGCTTAAGCTTTACGCGGGCCATATAGCGGTTCATTTCAAGCACTATCCGCTTATGTCCATACACAAATGGTCCTTTCACGCCGCCGCTTACGCCGACTGCGCGGGCGAGCAGGGTAAATTTCAGGAATACGCGGCCCTGCTTTTTGTAAATCAGGAACTCTGGGGGCACGCGGAAAAAAAACCGGCTGAATTTTTCAGCTACGCTAAAAAACTGAACCTTGACCTTTCGGCTTTTGAGGCCTGCTCAAATAACGCCGAAACCATCCGAAGAATAAAGCTTGAAATGGCCGAAGGCGACCTGAAAGGCGTGACTGCCACGCCCACTTTTTTCATAAACGGAAAACGCGCCGTGGGCGCGGGCCAGCTGGTTGACGCGGCAAAACATTTTGACAATCTGCTGAAAAAATAA
- a CDS encoding DUF167 domain-containing protein, with the protein METPKKAYGIRPMARLEQPLMSTVMFIKLKVHAASKTEKIIKKAADAYEIWVKAPPERGLANIAAISLLAASTGREPKRIHLVKGAHCPSKIVKIL; encoded by the coding sequence ATGGAAACTCCTAAAAAAGCATATGGCATACGGCCTATGGCGCGGCTGGAACAGCCGCTTATGTCTACCGTTATGTTCATAAAACTTAAAGTTCACGCGGCCTCCAAAACGGAAAAGATAATTAAAAAAGCCGCCGACGCCTATGAAATATGGGTCAAGGCGCCGCCTGAACGGGGGCTTGCCAACATCGCGGCCATAAGCCTGCTGGCGGCCTCAACGGGCAGGGAACCCAAGCGGATACATCTGGTTAAAGGCGCGCATTGCCCCTCCAAAATAGTAAAAATTTTATAG
- the gpmI gene encoding 2,3-bisphosphoglycerate-independent phosphoglycerate mutase produces MGKNKVLLIIRDGWGIAKPDKYNAVDNARKPNMDRYLKTYPNSVLEPAGEAVGLPKGYQGSSEVGHLNMGAGRIVIQELKRIMDMIEDGTFFTMPALKSAMDNAAKNGSALHLMGLVQDEGVHAHQDHMYAIMRQAKKMGIKKVWIHFFADGRDTPPRSALSFLKMLDEVIKEVGIARVGTIMGRYYAMDRGEKWQLTDQTYNALTKAEGAKAKTAEEAITGAYATLKNPNGLPIVDEYIPPTIIGDYPGMKDGDSVIHFNFRQDRAIQLTKAFVEDNYPGNRWKKMTVVYCGLTRYYDEFKFSALPPMDEGGCMDNLLGQIISEQGLRQLRLAETQKFKHVTSFFNGKRTEPYRNEDQVEIKGTWDPSSFGEHPEMNAPEVAARALAEIASKKYDFILVNFANCDMVGHTGIYEAAVKAVEITDLSVGKLVDSALKHDYTVMVTSDHGNAEEMWDYKINMPKTSHTTNPVEFIFITAGSSGVKLRPHGILSDIAPTVLEVLDLPKPADMTSASLIAKQ; encoded by the coding sequence ATGGGCAAAAACAAAGTTCTTCTTATAATCCGCGACGGGTGGGGGATAGCTAAGCCGGACAAATACAATGCCGTAGACAACGCCAGGAAACCCAACATGGACCGCTATCTCAAAACCTATCCTAACAGCGTCCTTGAACCCGCAGGCGAAGCCGTGGGACTGCCCAAAGGCTACCAGGGTTCCTCCGAAGTCGGCCACCTCAACATGGGCGCAGGCCGCATAGTAATACAGGAACTAAAACGCATAATGGACATGATAGAAGACGGCACCTTCTTTACAATGCCCGCCCTGAAAAGCGCCATGGATAACGCCGCCAAAAACGGTTCAGCCCTGCATTTAATGGGCCTGGTCCAGGACGAAGGCGTGCACGCCCACCAGGACCACATGTACGCCATCATGCGCCAGGCGAAGAAAATGGGCATAAAAAAGGTCTGGATACATTTCTTCGCTGACGGCCGCGATACGCCCCCCAGGAGCGCTTTAAGCTTCCTTAAAATGCTTGACGAAGTGATAAAAGAAGTCGGCATAGCCCGGGTAGGCACTATCATGGGCCGCTATTACGCCATGGACCGGGGTGAAAAGTGGCAACTCACCGACCAGACCTACAACGCCCTCACAAAAGCCGAAGGCGCCAAAGCCAAAACCGCCGAGGAAGCCATAACCGGCGCCTACGCCACGCTGAAGAATCCCAACGGTTTGCCCATAGTAGACGAATACATTCCGCCCACCATCATAGGCGATTACCCCGGCATGAAAGACGGCGACTCCGTGATCCATTTCAATTTCCGCCAGGACCGCGCCATACAGCTTACCAAAGCCTTCGTAGAGGACAATTACCCCGGAAACCGCTGGAAGAAAATGACCGTGGTCTACTGCGGCCTGACCCGCTACTACGACGAATTCAAATTCAGCGCCCTGCCCCCCATGGACGAAGGCGGCTGTATGGACAACCTGCTCGGCCAGATAATTTCAGAGCAGGGCCTCCGCCAGCTGCGCCTCGCCGAAACCCAGAAGTTCAAGCATGTCACCTCCTTCTTCAACGGCAAGCGTACCGAGCCCTACAGAAATGAAGACCAGGTGGAAATAAAAGGGACCTGGGACCCGTCCAGCTTCGGAGAGCATCCCGAAATGAACGCGCCCGAAGTCGCCGCGCGCGCGCTGGCTGAAATAGCCTCGAAAAAATACGACTTTATTCTGGTCAACTTCGCCAACTGCGATATGGTAGGCCACACCGGCATATACGAGGCCGCCGTGAAAGCGGTGGAAATAACGGACCTCTCGGTGGGCAAATTGGTGGATTCGGCGCTGAAGCATGATTACACCGTAATGGTAACCTCCGACCACGGCAACGCGGAAGAGATGTGGGATTACAAAATAAACATGCCCAAGACCTCGCACACGACCAATCCGGTGGAGTTCATTTTTATAACCGCCGGCTCCTCAGGCGTGAAACTGCGGCCGCACGGGATATTGTCCGACATCGCCCCGACCGTGCTTGAGGTTCTGGACCTGCCAAAGCCGGCGGATATGACGTCAGCATCTCTTATTGCGAAGCAATAA